The genomic DNA CAATCCCAGCAGAACAAACCATCATCCCAAGTGCCAGAGTGACGCTGCCACCGCTGCACCCAGCTTCTGGCTCCAAGGCTGAGACAAGAAACCTGAGATCTGGTGCTTCTTTCCACTCCTGGGAGGACTTCCACTCCTTGAATGTCTTGCTTTTTGCTTGAGATGTATTTTCGTTTCTGTGCGGTGGAGACTACATGTAGAAATCAGATACTGCCTTATGTGAAGTTGGgataaagattaaaaaacacaTACAACTGGTGAGACATCTGGATCTGATTGGGCTCCTCTGGGACAGCAGCCTACAGCTTGAGCCTGAAGAGAAGCAAAGAGAGCAGTGGTAATTTTTCATGCAAATACTCAGAAGCTCGGAGGGGCTGAGGCTCTGCAAACACCTCCATTGCCCAGTGAGAGCAGCATGGGCTgagcacactgctctgctgctgcaggcagccgcAGCCTTGGAAGCAATGCACCGTAATGCAGCCCCAGGGCAAAAGTGAACTTCCAGAGAAAATGATGAATAACAAAACCTGGTAGCTTCAGGTGAGGGTCTCCCTTGGAGCTAAGTGAGTTATCCTAGCAATTGGCCTTCGTTTGCTGTGTGCTCACAGTGAGCTTGCTGGCACTTGGGCTGAGAGCTGCGTGCTGCTCAGCGAGCCAGGGGGGCAACGTGCTCTGCTTTAGGGGAAGGAGCAAAGCTGTGAGAGCACAGGAAGCTTTGTGCCTGGCCCTGGAGATGTTACACACTGCCGAAGCCCCAAGGAATGGGCTTTCATTCACTTGCCCAGAACGTGGCTGTGTCGGGAGGAGCACACATGCCACAGATAATACTGCTCCACTGCTCCCCCCAAATGGCACACCGGCCTCTCTGTGtcagcagtgcacacagcacCAGGTCACCCCAGTCTGTGCCACCAGGAGGACGTGACCCGGCTTCCAATGGGCTCTGAGAGGTGAAGATGTCCACACAAAGTACAAATGCATTATCTGCAACTGCAGCTTGTTTTGAGAGTCACGCTGGACTGAAGCTCTACGACGCAAATGTAAATTCTCCTTTTGTCTCTCAGAGCATTTTATAATCACTGATTTACATTGTTTTCAAGTTACTAGCTGGCTGAGAGATCAAATATTTCCACACCATATTTGTCCCTCCAGAAGCTGTCAAGTAGATTTAGGCTTTGAGTGCTCAGAAGCCAGGCAATTCCTGGATTAATTTGGGCACTGGCAAACCCATTCCTTTAGCAACAAgtcccagcagtgcctgcactAATGATTCCTGACGTGGAGTGGAAGCAGCATCCTTCATTAAAGACCCAGTGCTTCATTCACACAATGACAAACCTCCACTGCAGATTAAAAGGGAAGAGTACAGGGCAGCTGCAGACATGGGACATTTTtacacagcccagctctcaggGAAGAAAGACATCTATCACAAGAGTGAAATCAGTATTTGCCAGTACACATGTTAGAAAATAGCTCAAAAGGAGATTTCCCAGCAGCAATTTGCTTGAACAGAAAAAGGGGCAGACAAGCCCCATGTGCGCTCTACTAGGGGAAGGCAACGGAACAGAGATGTGACAGCAGAGTGAAACACAGCAGGTTTCAGTTCTGtgtcacctgtgctcctctgccatCCTGGCAGGGGCTGGCCTGAAGTGACCCAGGAGGCACTCCAGGGGGTTACATGTGGCCAGTGCCACCCAGAGAAGGCTCAAGGCAGTGACTGCCAAACAAAAGGCATTTCCTCTCCAGACCCAGCCAGGCATCTTTCTGACAGAGGGGAATCAAAGTCCCAAACAGCACCATGCTCACACCTTGGACTCAGCCTGGATTGCACAGGCCCCCCTCTGACACCTTTCTGTGCATGAGGGTACAAGCAATGAGCGTGGGCTGGACCACACTGAACTTCCCTTTCACACACAAATCAGGTCCGATccagtgttttttccttttcttctctgaatgcaAAAGccacagcatttctttccttgtgcTTCATTAAGTGACAGGCATTcccaccagcacacagctgctgaggaccagagctccagcagcagggctcaggcACACcatgagcagcagcaaggctggggaGGCTTAGGTTTTAACTTGTCCTGACTCAAAACAGATGGCTCCCCCATCcgtggaggccaggctggatggggccctgggcaagcCTCTTGGCCCCATGGCagaggttggaactgggtgggctttaaggtcccttccaacccaaaccagtctgtgattccatgaaaacagctctgccagcaaagCTGCCAGCATGGATTTAGCAGAAGGTCTGTTTGTCAGAAGAGACACCTCACCTCTGTACAGAAGACGAGATAAAGAGCTTTTTGTCAGCACATCTGCATCAACTTCAGAAGTTTTGCTGGCAGCATTTGCGCAGAGGGCAAAGGTGGGATGCTTCACATTCCTGGAAAACAGAGCCATTCCCTCAGGCCTGCCCAGGGACCCAGCCTGAATTTCAGCTGTGTGGGCAGCGTTCCCTGCACCGTGCAGTCCAGCCAGGGCTTGGGTGACAAAGGCACACAAAGCAAAAGAGGGAAAACCCCCTAACATCACTCCCACCGATGCAACTAATTCTATCAACACCATTTAACAGCCTAAAGAAAGGGGAGATTGAGCTGGGTTTACCTGCTCAATGCCCTGTGCTGGAGGGCATTACGTTGGTGGCTGAGGGCAACACAAGCACACCTCAATTCTCCCCAGCACGATGGCAGCAGGCCAGGATGGGAGCAGGACCCAGCTCAGCATGGAGAGGACAGCCCCAGCACgagggcagggagctgcactGACACTCAGCAGCTACAGCTGTTTCCAAAGTCACCTCCTCCATGCCCTTGAAAAAGACTTAGCACATCAATGCACGCAACTGTGATCATTCCAAGGATCTTGCCATTCTACCAAACAACCTCATCAAAACTGTCCTTTGGTCTTCAAAAGATCACggtgcaagaaaataaaagaatgctGAACAGTAATTGTAGCTCATACCACTTTAATATCCTGCAATGA from Lagopus muta isolate bLagMut1 chromosome 5, bLagMut1 primary, whole genome shotgun sequence includes the following:
- the LOC125693053 gene encoding uncharacterized protein LOC125693053, producing MVLIELVASVGVMLGGFPSFALCAFVTQALAGLHGAGNAAHTAEIQAGSLGRPEGMALFSRNVKHPTFALCANAASKTSEVDADVLTKSSLSRLLYRGSSCRLLSQRSPIRSRCLTSLFKLKTQLPAIPKRFLKSRAELLNGQHVAVTSCTSLLRALQPDLLKPWAATPPLCASSRSTDFQISISLHHLHLSICLCFQHQLKFPLYGSSSCD